The Solibacillus sp. FSL W7-1464 genome contains a region encoding:
- a CDS encoding xanthine phosphoribosyltransferase, whose product MKLLKEKIEKEGQVLSDTVLKVDSFLNHQIDPLLMKEIGDEFAKRFSDQIITKVLTIESSGIAPSTFLGLTLGAPVVFARKRKSLTLTDNLYTSKVHSFTKNETNEISVSNKFITADDNVVIIDDFLANGEALKGLIDIANQAGATIVGAGIVIEKGFQEGGKILREQGLRIESLANIKSLANGKVEFYD is encoded by the coding sequence ATGAAGCTTTTAAAGGAAAAAATAGAAAAAGAGGGCCAAGTACTTTCAGATACAGTATTAAAGGTTGATTCGTTTTTAAATCATCAGATTGACCCGTTGTTAATGAAGGAAATCGGCGACGAATTTGCGAAGCGTTTCTCGGACCAGATCATTACGAAAGTATTGACGATCGAATCATCCGGTATTGCACCTTCCACTTTTTTAGGACTGACACTAGGTGCACCAGTTGTCTTTGCCCGTAAACGCAAATCGCTTACTTTGACGGACAACCTGTACACATCAAAAGTACACTCATTCACGAAAAACGAGACAAATGAAATCTCAGTATCGAATAAGTTTATTACCGCAGATGATAATGTCGTGATCATTGATGACTTTTTAGCGAATGGCGAAGCTTTGAAAGGCTTAATCGACATTGCGAATCAGGCAGGTGCAACAATTGTCGGTGCCGGCATCGTAATTGAAAAAGGTTTCCAAGAAGGCGGGAAAATTTTACGCGAGCAAGGACTGCGCATCGAATCATTGGCAAATATTAAATCATTGGCAAACGGCAAAGTAGAATTTTACGATTAA
- a CDS encoding DUF7305 domain-containing protein: MKHLRQDNGYAMLLVIFTTALISVIGLGLLTMNVNSLKTSKYEEVNQAIFYIAEAGLNYEKEEINELITNAYVETGKEHKSNLDSNIFENDDYYKSFFINKIIDDIGKRYTSAEDPPTIKPREFDSFELQNSVKPYAEITATVEETNPLTINIESTGFFADRKSNKRTVSQSIEVIIDLKFLYGGGLPPINLPDLAVQAKGDIFLKGGATINGSVSSSNGKVIMNNNDGVNITGIVGVAPENFIKGTNSLNGNKIIAEDRVKSVEVAEYSLPEFPTDTMEALKSVNYPSDFILNNGAFTADWNSKSNYLLKEDAKFKDFIIPDGRSIKIDIGNNHVNLLVENNFSLGSSGSIEIIGSGTLNIYVENQMTIRGPLNTPDKKPENINIYYAGSSTPTINNNSQLIAASLYIQSSNFELNNGMSISGNIISGGTHISVGGSSGTTGKYILAPNAHLEHLDGELKGVIIVNSYSSSGGSKVIYAPGLLPLPNDNKTPDYSLPDLIIEQNLIEI; this comes from the coding sequence ATGAAACATTTACGACAAGATAATGGTTATGCAATGTTACTGGTTATTTTCACCACTGCACTTATCTCTGTTATTGGTTTGGGTTTGTTAACAATGAATGTTAACTCGCTAAAAACTTCGAAATATGAAGAGGTTAATCAGGCTATATTTTATATCGCCGAGGCAGGTCTTAACTATGAAAAAGAAGAGATTAATGAGTTAATAACAAATGCTTACGTTGAAACAGGTAAAGAGCATAAATCTAACTTAGATAGTAACATCTTTGAAAATGATGACTACTACAAATCCTTTTTTATAAATAAAATAATTGATGATATTGGAAAAAGATACACATCAGCTGAAGATCCACCAACTATCAAACCAAGAGAATTTGACAGCTTCGAATTGCAGAACTCAGTTAAGCCTTATGCAGAAATCACTGCAACAGTCGAGGAAACAAACCCATTAACTATTAACATTGAATCAACAGGTTTTTTTGCAGATAGAAAGTCAAATAAACGTACCGTTTCGCAATCTATAGAAGTTATTATAGATTTAAAATTTTTATATGGTGGAGGACTTCCTCCCATAAACTTGCCGGATTTAGCAGTACAGGCAAAGGGAGATATTTTTCTAAAAGGAGGGGCTACAATCAATGGTAGTGTTTCCTCTTCAAATGGAAAAGTTATAATGAATAACAATGATGGTGTGAATATTACTGGGATAGTCGGAGTTGCCCCAGAAAATTTTATAAAAGGGACAAATTCACTGAACGGGAATAAAATCATTGCTGAAGACAGAGTAAAAAGTGTAGAAGTTGCTGAATATTCACTTCCAGAATTCCCTACAGATACTATGGAAGCTTTAAAGAGTGTTAATTACCCTAGTGATTTTATATTGAATAATGGCGCTTTTACGGCTGATTGGAACTCTAAAAGTAATTATTTACTGAAAGAAGACGCAAAGTTTAAAGACTTTATTATTCCAGATGGCAGGAGTATTAAAATTGATATCGGCAACAATCATGTTAATTTACTAGTTGAAAATAATTTTTCGTTAGGTTCATCGGGCAGTATAGAAATAATCGGTTCCGGGACGTTGAATATATACGTGGAAAATCAAATGACAATTAGGGGTCCGCTCAACACTCCAGACAAAAAACCGGAAAATATAAATATTTATTATGCTGGCAGTAGTACCCCGACAATAAATAATAATAGCCAACTGATTGCCGCTTCTTTATATATTCAATCCTCTAATTTTGAATTAAATAATGGTATGTCTATATCAGGAAATATAATATCAGGCGGCACGCACATAAGTGTAGGTGGTAGTAGTGGAACTACTGGGAAGTATATTTTAGCGCCAAATGCACACCTTGAACATCTTGATGGTGAACTTAAAGGAGTCATAATCGTTAACTCTTATTCTTCTAGCGGTGGGAGTAAGGTAATATATGCACCTGGCCTCCTCCCACTCCCAAATGATAATAAAACGCCTGATTATAGCCTTCCAGATTTAATTATAGAACAAAATTTAATTGAGATTTAG
- a CDS encoding PulJ/GspJ family protein encodes MKSLIKNTRGMTLIEILAVTVITSIIAVLVFSIIHLSVTQQVKQTRETASLNDVTYALKVVTKDIRRSKNADIIDKKLELEFPDGSVVTYSLEGTQLIKEVGEKIELITDGIGCTEFTANGVISIKLSNTSDCSEGQSTEIHFRKGEGGN; translated from the coding sequence ATGAAATCATTAATAAAAAACACCCGTGGCATGACTTTAATTGAAATTCTAGCTGTCACAGTAATCACATCAATTATAGCTGTTTTAGTTTTTAGTATTATTCACTTGAGCGTTACGCAACAAGTAAAACAAACAAGAGAAACAGCTAGTCTTAATGATGTTACTTATGCATTGAAGGTAGTAACCAAGGATATTCGTCGCTCTAAAAATGCTGACATTATTGACAAGAAACTAGAGTTAGAATTCCCCGATGGTAGTGTGGTAACCTATTCTTTAGAAGGTACTCAACTAATAAAAGAAGTTGGAGAAAAAATTGAATTAATTACAGATGGTATAGGTTGTACAGAATTTACTGCTAATGGCGTCATCTCAATTAAATTATCTAATACAAGTGATTGCTCAGAGGGTCAAAGTACTGAAATTCATTTTAGAAAAGGTGAAGGTGGTAACTGA
- a CDS encoding RNA 2'-phosphotransferase produces the protein MPISKGFYKKVYPWLIGEESQDVLYRPFLTKGNPYKSRIFLVSSHAVPLFKIEGQSEQTFAESLVNRELFHDLYLSEIKGAPREFKGSLQFENWLEKQHQEPLIYTSLNTYQLASADEAKVAKKEDTANYERGNAIFNEVMDEFQPEIIVLQGTAAYEQFKARYAGRLAIFNEDVTKVQLLEQAGPFAEMVYEDGKKVSIFVTRSMSYFGKDGSKFEQFKENLAKILENNA, from the coding sequence ATGCCTATTTCAAAAGGTTTCTATAAAAAAGTATATCCGTGGTTAATAGGGGAAGAGAGCCAAGATGTATTGTACCGACCGTTCCTTACAAAGGGAAACCCGTACAAATCCCGAATTTTTCTGGTAAGTTCGCATGCCGTACCGCTATTTAAAATAGAAGGCCAAAGCGAGCAGACTTTTGCGGAGTCATTAGTGAACAGAGAGCTTTTCCACGACCTATATTTAAGTGAAATTAAAGGAGCACCCCGAGAGTTCAAAGGCTCGTTACAGTTTGAAAATTGGCTTGAAAAGCAGCATCAGGAACCGCTCATCTATACATCATTGAATACGTATCAGCTGGCATCAGCGGATGAAGCGAAAGTTGCCAAAAAAGAGGATACCGCTAATTATGAGCGAGGAAATGCCATTTTCAATGAAGTAATGGATGAATTTCAGCCGGAAATCATTGTTTTGCAGGGGACTGCCGCATACGAGCAATTCAAAGCGCGGTATGCCGGTCGGTTAGCCATTTTTAACGAAGATGTGACAAAAGTACAATTGTTGGAACAGGCCGGCCCATTCGCGGAGATGGTGTATGAAGATGGCAAAAAAGTGTCGATTTTTGTTACCCGCAGCATGAGCTACTTCGGCAAGGACGGTTCGAAGTTCGAACAATTTAAAGAGAATTTAGCTAAAATCTTAGAAAATAATGCCTAG
- a CDS encoding nucleobase:cation symporter-2 family protein — MNNTKATMLGIQHLLAMYAGAILVPLIIGGALGFSSAQMTYLVAIDIFMCGVATLFQVWKGKVIGIGLPVVLGCTFTAVSPIIAIGSGGGLGDIYGAIIASGIIIVLIGGLFGKLIKFFPPVVTGSVVTIIGISLIPVAINNMAGGQGAADFASGSNVALAFITLLIILVIYRFTVGFVRAIAILLGMVSGTVIGIFMGKVDFAPVAEASWLHIMQPFYLATPTFNASAILTMTLVAMVSLVESTGVYYALSDITKKDLTSNDLSKGYRAEGLASIIGGIFNAFPYTTFSQNVGLIQMSGVRDRKVIFITGGMLVALGFLPKLAALTTIIPTPVLGAAMLAMFGMVITQGVRMLAPEIAKSMENAMVAALGVGLGIGVATVPGIFENLPSWMSILTSNGIVAGSVTAIFLNVLFNMIGTKRVDPMHVME, encoded by the coding sequence ATGAATAACACGAAAGCAACCATGCTTGGAATTCAGCATTTGTTGGCAATGTATGCAGGAGCCATTTTAGTACCGTTAATTATTGGTGGGGCATTAGGGTTCAGTTCAGCACAAATGACATATTTAGTAGCAATCGATATTTTCATGTGTGGAGTAGCAACACTGTTCCAAGTATGGAAGGGGAAAGTAATCGGCATTGGTTTACCTGTTGTATTAGGCTGTACATTTACAGCGGTAAGTCCGATTATCGCAATCGGTTCTGGCGGCGGCTTAGGTGATATTTACGGAGCGATTATCGCATCGGGTATTATCATCGTATTAATCGGTGGTCTTTTCGGGAAATTAATTAAATTCTTCCCGCCTGTTGTAACAGGTTCGGTTGTAACAATTATCGGAATCAGCTTAATTCCAGTAGCTATCAACAATATGGCTGGCGGACAAGGGGCAGCAGACTTTGCATCAGGGTCAAATGTGGCGTTAGCGTTTATTACGTTATTAATTATTTTAGTAATTTACCGCTTCACAGTTGGTTTCGTTCGTGCGATTGCCATTTTACTAGGTATGGTGTCAGGTACAGTGATCGGTATTTTCATGGGCAAAGTAGATTTTGCTCCAGTTGCCGAAGCATCTTGGCTTCACATTATGCAACCATTCTACTTAGCAACACCGACATTCAATGCTTCCGCTATTTTAACGATGACATTGGTGGCAATGGTATCACTAGTGGAATCAACAGGTGTGTACTATGCATTAAGTGATATTACAAAAAAAGATTTAACTTCAAATGATTTATCAAAAGGGTACCGTGCAGAAGGACTGGCATCGATCATCGGTGGTATTTTCAACGCATTCCCGTACACAACATTCTCGCAAAACGTGGGACTGATCCAAATGTCAGGCGTACGCGACCGCAAAGTAATCTTCATCACGGGCGGTATGCTGGTAGCACTTGGATTCCTGCCAAAACTTGCGGCATTAACAACAATCATTCCAACACCTGTACTTGGTGCAGCGATGTTGGCAATGTTCGGTATGGTTATTACACAAGGTGTTAGAATGCTGGCACCGGAAATCGCAAAATCAATGGAAAACGCAATGGTCGCAGCACTAGGCGTCGGTCTAGGAATCGGCGTTGCTACAGTACCAGGAATTTTCGAAAACCTACCATCTTGGATGTCGATTTTAACTTCGAACGGGATTGTAGCAGGGTCTGTAACAGCGATTTTCCTGAATGTTTTGTTTAATATGATCGGGACGAAGCGTGTTGATCCGATGCATGTGATGGAGTAG